The Ciconia boyciana chromosome 2, ASM3463844v1, whole genome shotgun sequence genome has a segment encoding these proteins:
- the LOC140647970 gene encoding uncharacterized protein isoform X2, whose amino-acid sequence MAGRPAGPVPAGPVAAGGRAGTALSGAPAAGPGRGARPPASPGASPRGWGGRLAAGGGGTCRDGQRGNGRGRDGRPRTSSARSPPRGRRGRGAEGRAAGNAPRRLAGSGQRREKRLCRGRPPLPPRLRARRVGPGADAGSRAAAAGSVIIVINCRCGRRRRHRHRDPGLHAPATARRKSPEGKRR is encoded by the exons ATGGCGGGCCGCCCCGCTGGGCCCGTCCCGGCCGGCCCTGTGGCGGCAGGCGGACGGGCCGGCACCGCTTTATCCGGCGCCCCCGCCGCaggccccgggcggggggcgcgcccccccgccagccccggagcctccccgcggggctggggcggccgcCTCgctgcgggcgggggcgggaCCTGCCGCGACGGGCAACGCGGAAACGGCCGCGGCCGCGACGGGCGGCCTCGCACGTCCTCCGCCCGCagcccgccgcggggccgccgtGGCCGCGGCGCGGAGGGGAGGGCCGCGGGCAACGCGCCCCGGCGCTTGGCGGGCTCCGGGCAGAGGCGGGAGAAGCGGCTGTGCCGCGGGCgtcccccgctgccgccgcggctCCGCGCCCGCAGAGTCGGGCCGGGGGCAGACGCGGGGTCACGGGCTGCTGCGGCAGGCTCCGTTATTATTGTAATTAATTGTCGCTGCGGTCGTCGGCGTCGTCACCGTCATCGGGATCCAGGCCTCCACGCACCGGCGACAGCCCGAAGGAAAAGCCCAGAGG GGAAGAGACGCTaa
- the LOC140647970 gene encoding uncharacterized protein isoform X1, with the protein MAGRPAGPVPAGPVAAGGRAGTALSGAPAAGPGRGARPPASPGASPRGWGGRLAAGGGGTCRDGQRGNGRGRDGRPRTSSARSPPRGRRGRGAEGRAAGNAPRRLAGSGQRREKRLCRGRPPLPPRLRARRVGPGADAGSRAAAAGSVIIVINCRCGRRRRHRHRDPGLHAPATARRKSPEGQHQAGRGPAPRWHHGGATAVPRGQGRAGGGSRAAPRDRDRDGDRDRDRAAALPACPGASSAGCCPCAVRVAKCPSPAAESL; encoded by the coding sequence ATGGCGGGCCGCCCCGCTGGGCCCGTCCCGGCCGGCCCTGTGGCGGCAGGCGGACGGGCCGGCACCGCTTTATCCGGCGCCCCCGCCGCaggccccgggcggggggcgcgcccccccgccagccccggagcctccccgcggggctggggcggccgcCTCgctgcgggcgggggcgggaCCTGCCGCGACGGGCAACGCGGAAACGGCCGCGGCCGCGACGGGCGGCCTCGCACGTCCTCCGCCCGCagcccgccgcggggccgccgtGGCCGCGGCGCGGAGGGGAGGGCCGCGGGCAACGCGCCCCGGCGCTTGGCGGGCTCCGGGCAGAGGCGGGAGAAGCGGCTGTGCCGCGGGCgtcccccgctgccgccgcggctCCGCGCCCGCAGAGTCGGGCCGGGGGCAGACGCGGGGTCACGGGCTGCTGCGGCAGGCTCCGTTATTATTGTAATTAATTGTCGCTGCGGTCGTCGGCGTCGTCACCGTCATCGGGATCCAGGCCTCCACGCACCGGCGACAGCCCGAAGGAAAAGCCCAGAGGGTCAGCATCAGGCAGGACGCGGCCCAGCACCGCGCTGGCATCACGGAGGAGCTACGGCCGTGCCCCGGGGGCAagggcgggcaggcggcggcAGCCGAGCGGCCCCtcgggaccgggaccgggacggggaccgggaccgggaccgggccgccgccctccccgcctGTCCGGGCGCAAGTAGCGCCGGGTGCTGCCCCTGTGCCGTGCGCGTCGCCAAATGTCCATCTCCTGCAGCTGAGAGTTTGTGA
- the PPP1R3G gene encoding protein phosphatase 1 regulatory subunit 3G, whose amino-acid sequence MASPARPRQELAAEERRLRGAAPTVPRDAKREAAGERLLLLELRRCGRPPSPGPGERREEGEEKEEEEEEEAAAGEDCCSKCKKRVQFADSLGLSLASVKHFSEAEEPQVPPAALSRLQSPPAEERDPPPPRGDPPPPALRLVPDFPDGGEPSAERLRRQRVCLERLGRPPAPTDVRGTVRVLGCPGPKEVTVRYTFNEWLSFLDVPAAPLPPAPPAAGDPPAERYAFTLCVPPSLREGSALHFAIRYRSPQGEYWDNNGGRNYTLRCCGSPGAGAGAGAGADPAPPAAAGSPPPPAAPRY is encoded by the coding sequence ATGGCGAGCCCCGCACGGCCGCGGCAGGAGCTGGCGGCGGAGGAgcggcggctccgcggcgcggccccgACGGTGCCCCGCGACGCCaagcgggaggcggcgggggagcggctgctgctgctggagctgcgcCGCTGCGGGCGGCCGCcgtcccccggccccggcgagcggcgggaggagggggaggagaaggaagaggaggaggaggaggaagcggcGGCGGGCGAAGACTGCTGCAGCAAGTGCAAGAAGCGGGTGCAGTTCGCCGACtcgctggggctgagcctggccAGCGTCAAGCACTTCAGCGAGGCCGAGGAGCCGCAAGTGCCGCCCGCCGCGCTGTCCCGCCTGCAGAGCCCGCCCGCCGAGGAGCGGgacccgccgccgccccgcggggaccccccgccgcccgccctgcgCCTGGTGCCCGACTTCCCCGACGGCGGGGAGCCCAGCGCCGAGCGGCTGCGGCGGCAGCGCGTCTGCCTGGAGCGGCTGGGGCGGCCCCCGGCGCCCACCGACGTGCGGGGCACGGTGCGAGTGctgggctgccccggccccaaGGAGGTGACGGTGCGCTACACCTTCAACGAGTGGCTCTCCTTCCTGGACGTCCCGGCCgcccccctgcccccggccccgccggccgccggcGACCCGCCGGCCGAGCGCTACGCCTTCACCCTCTGCGTCCCGCCGAGCCTGCGGGAGGGCTCGGCCCTCCACTTCGCCATCCGCTACCGCAGCCCGCAGGGCGAGTACTGGGACAACAACGGCGGCCGCAACTACACGCTGCGGTGCTGCGgctcccccggggccggggccggggccggggccggggccgaccccgcgccgcccgccgccgccggcagcccgccgccccccgccgccccccgctaCTGA